From the Papaver somniferum cultivar HN1 chromosome 2, ASM357369v1, whole genome shotgun sequence genome, the window CTTGTTGTCCTGTGTCCCAAACTGAAAAAGCTTATTATTTGATCAACATAATCTTGATTATATTTATGCCCTTTCATTCTAATTCCTCCTTCCTGCACATATTTCATTATTCTCCTTTTGATACCTTGAGCATTTGGTTTGATTTCTCCaaaatatttcttatttttctggAACCATAATTATTTGAGAATAGCACAAGAGGCAGTAATCCAGATTTCTTGCGAAAGAGGACTCTTATTTTTAGCACATCTCCAAACTTCTTCAAAGGATTCAAGAGCCTTGAAATTAAACACATCAGATATCCATTCCCATATCTCTACACTGACAAAGCATTTCCACAGCAGATGGTTCATGCTATCCTGTTctttcacacacacacacaacatCTAGATGCTAGTTCATAACCTTTACTTACCATAATAGCATCATCAATATATGCTCCTTGTATTAATTTCCAAATATTACTTGCAATACTTGGATGTAAAAAGTTATTCCACACATACCTTGACCAGTGCTTCTTAGTTTCTTTATGtctgagtttatttgttgcagctggCATAATGAGTGTGCCTTTAATATCTCCATTCCATATTACTTCATCTTTATCTCCATAGATTTCAAGTAGTTTTTGATTCAATAatattgcttgaatttcacttGGAATGGACCATGCACCTTCATTTAAGATTTCATCTAGCTTCATCATTTTATTATTTAGGAAGAACTGAGAAGATCCCATTTTATCCACTAGAGGAGAATCCCATATCCAAACATCATGCCATACTGATATGTTCATTTCCTATGTTTCATCTGATATCTTCTTTCAGAACTTCCCATGCCCACTTAAGACCTGGCCACACAGTAGATAGTTTCCATGCATTACTCTGCCCATTTCTATCCATGTACTTTGCTTTGAAGAAAACTGCCCAATCTTAATTTGAGTACATGattttccacatcattttcatcaaTAGTCCTCTGTTTATTACTGCAAGTCTTGGAATAGCTAGTCCACCCTCATTAAATGGAGTGCAAACTCTATCCCAAGCTACAGTTTTGAACTTCCTCACATAACCATCAACTGACCATAAAAAGTTTCTGATAACTTTCTCACAAATTTTAATTACAGATGAAGGCCATTTGTATATTCACATGTTGTAAATGGGAATACTGCAAAGAACTGACTTTATGAGCACTAATCTTTCTTGAAAAGACAACATTCTCCCCTTCCAAGCTGCAAGCTTAATTTGTAACATTTCAACCATTGGCCAAACTGTTGAGGTTTTAACTCTGCCAGCTGATAATATGACACACAGATACTTGTCAGGAAAATCACTTCTCTCCATTTGCATCAAATCTTAGATCAAAGATTTACTTGAATTAGTTGTACCATCAATAAAAAGTTTACTCATACTCTTGTTAATTATCTGTCCTGAGCATTTTTTATATTCTTCAAGTAGCTTTATAAGATTTTGTAGAGTTTTTTTCCCTCCATCGCAGAACATAAAAACATCATCTACAAAGAACAGATGAGTTGGCCATATACCCTTCCTGATAACCATTGGagatatttttccttcataaacCAACTGAGTAAGATTTTTACTTAGTACTTATTCCATTAGCACAAACAAGATTGGAGAAAGGGGGTCTCCTTACCTTAGCCCCCTACTAACTGGAAAAAAGCCACAAGGTCCTCCAtttattaacaaagatattcttgcGGATTTGAAAATGTTGTGTAACCATTCACACCAATTTGTTGAGAAACCAAGTTTCCGAAGAACTTGAAAAAGAAATTCCCAATTGACAGAGTCATATGCTTGGGAGATGTCAAGTTTAAGACCAACATTAcctcctcttctttttttcttcatttcattGACCATTTTAGATGCAAGTAAAACCTTCTCCTGAATGCATCTGCCTTTTATATAAGCTGCTTGTTGAGGGGCCACCGGATTTTCCATTAGAGCGCTCATCCTTACAGTCTTTGTGATAATTTTAAAGCTCACATTACTCAGGCCAATTGGCCTAAACTGATTTGGATTTTTTGCTCCCTGTACTTTTGGAAGAAGAACAATTAAGCTTGAATTAAGGCCTTTAGGAATAAATTTTTTCCTCCAACAATATTGGATTGCTTGAACTACATCATCCTGTATAATCTACCAGCAGGCTCTATAAGAATCCATCTGGGTCTGGGGAGATATCAGGATCCATGCTGTAAACAATGTTTTTGATCTCTTCTGTATCAGGAACTGAATCCAACATATTTTGATCTGCTTCAGTAATCTTTGTTGGAATAACCTCTAATAATGAATCTGCTActtgtattctttaaatttgaATTTATTCTCAAAGCGACTTACTAGAATATATGCTATTTTTTTTGATCTGAAATCACATTCCCAGCATCATCTTCTAATTCACTTATACAATTTTGTGCTTGCCTTATTTTTATAGAAGAATGAAATTTTTTTGTGTTGGAAGCTCCTTCTTTCATCCATTCACTCTTGCTTTTTGTTTCATCATTGCATTAAGTTGGACTTCTTTAGTATTAAACTCATTTTGTGCTTTCACCAACTCATTCAAATACTCTTCATCAAAAGGATTAACATCAGATTTTTCCATTGCTTCTTGAACTTTTACCTCAACTTCTTTAATTTGAACATTCACATTCCCAAAAAAATTCCAATTTTATTCTTTAAGAATATTTTTTAACCTCTTCAATTTTGTTTGAAACACAAAGGCAGGATCTCTAATAATTGGTTCTGACCAACTTTTTTGAACGGTCTCCATGAAATTAGGATGAGATATCCACATTTTCTGAAATTTGTAGGGGGATTTTTTTGGCTTTGGAATATTTGCACAACCACCAAATATAGGATCATGATCTGAAGCAATTCTTAACCTAATCTTGAAACCCCAATCTGCATAATTCTGTAACCATAATTGGTTGAACATTGCTTTGTCCAAGCTGCAAAGTATCCTTTTATTGCCATGCTGACCATTTGACCATGAATGTTGTAGTCCTGATTTTGGTGCTTGAATTAATCCACAATCATCAATGCAATTGCTGAAATCCAACATTGACCTTTTATTTGGAGCTTTTCCACAAATTTTCTCTTCTGCACAAGTGATAACATTGAAATCTACAAGAATTAGCCATGGCATCTTCAACTCACTAATCATTTCCATCTCTGACCATAAAAATCTTCTCTGAACCACCCCCACATGAGCATGAACTCCTGATATTAAAGAATCTCCAACCCTCACAGTGATCATTTGACTTGACATAGACACAACTATTGGTATTGGTAATGTCTTATTCCAAAATAACCAAATGTTCCTTTTTTTATTTGAGACTGAATTATGAATCACCATACTTTGCATACCAGGTAGATTCAATTTATTACAAAAATAAGAAGTACacaaaaaaattggttttacaaccCAAACTAGTGAAGGACTAAATTGATTTACTAAAGACCAAAGTTTTTCTTGAGCTCTAGGTATTTTAAGACCCCTTAAGTTCCAGATAAGACTTTCATGGTTTAGGATGGAGGCCTATTGTGCTTCATTTTCCTTGGTTTTTCCTAAAATTATATTTCACTGGTACTTATTGAGGGATTACCTTAGGATCTGCATTCTTCATTTGAGCTCTAGATTGTGCAGGTGCACTTGGTTTTTCAATTACTTTGGACCAAGAGGTAGTAGGGATTCTTTCCTCAGATACTGATCCATTCTTCCCATTGACATACTTAACCACACTTGTATCTAGAGAATTGTCTTCCACTATTTGTAAAACTTTAGCTGGACTAATTATGCCCATGCCGATATTGTGCTCCTCTTCAGTTATATTCTGTAGAGATCCAAATTTTCCTGAACCACTTGGAATGCTACTTGTTGTGATCTGAACTCTTTCTTCAGTAATGTTGATCTGAGTCACTGGGGTTTCACATATATCAAATTTCTCCATAATTTTGGTTGGTGTCACATTCAAATTTGTTGTTGTCACACTACCTGCTTTctgcttttctccttcttcttgatTTGAATTCTTCTTTGCTCTGCACTTTGGCTGAGTATGACCAATAATTTGACAATTTGGACAAAATTTAGGAAGCTTTGTAATTAGAACACTCTGCATAAAACCTCCATATTTGGTTTTAATCCAAAGTTTATGAGGGACCTTTTCTGCCAAATCAATTTCCACCAGAACTCTTGCATAAAGACCATTCTCATAGTTCAGAGTGACTTCATCAACTTTCACTGGAGTTCCAATTGCACTGCTAATGATTAAAAGGGTTTTTTCATCCCAATATTCCAAGCTGAGACCGGGATAATGAACCTATACCATAGCTAAGGATGTTCTCTGATTCTCTGGTCTAAAATTAGGCATCCAGTTCTCGACCCTTAAAACTTGATCAAGTACTTCCCATTTACCTGCTTTGATTGTATTTTCTATCTTCCATATTCTCCAATTTGATTGTGAAAACCCCTTTCCCAGAGGAAACATTTTACATTGACCAGTTAATTTCCATTGATTTTTCAAACTCGTACCAGCACTACAAATTTGATTATCAAAAAATCGAGTCTGCCAATTAGAGAAAACTTCCATATATCATATATATCTTCTGAGAAATTATTGATCAGATCGATCGATGGAATTTCTTCAACAGGAGTAACCAGATTTACTTCTGGGACTTCCATCTTAAGAAAcccttgtgtttttttttttaatgataaaATGTTTCAAAAATAACGGAATAATATATGAACATCATTTAAACACACCAATCATCAATTATTCTGTAAGTATTCACCTGAATTAATGATTAGCTTCCTTGAAAACGATGAAGTAAACGAAAAAAAAATTCTCCGAGTTGATCGCCGATTTGCAGAGCACTGAGCCCATTTAGTCCTATTCCCATGCACATGCCAAAACATGATATTTgacatatatgcacccactatgggtatgccaaacttcCATACTCGTATGCCTATATGCCAGGCCTGGCATATAAGCATACACGACAGAGATTCCATCGCTCGATGATCTTTTCGTCGCTCGTTGGTAGGGCTgtcaacggataaatatccgtcggatattagacaatccgataaggttaaggttaagaattatcggatatccgatatccgttaacatccggcggatatcaaaaatacaaaccgatatcgttaacgttaatctatcggataacggatatttatccgttaaaATCCGATAACGCCTGTCACAGAAGCAAATGCAGAAATGCTGaaaatttaggttgttcttcaagTTTTTTGACAGTCTTTTTTGTTCAGGTGTAAGAAATACAAACCACACAAACACCtcagtcacatcacacatgaaaaaacaaacaacaacagagTCTGCAACTACAAACAAAAAACTACACTCAAACAGGCTAGATCTTCTTTGCTGGTTTCATTTTGCATCAACTTCAGTCGACGACTTCCATATATGCATTCACAATCACAAAAACCTGGTTAGGGTAGCTCAATACTTGGACACTATATTAGCTCATCTACTAGCGTATGAGATCTAATATGCTTTTACATGTTACAGTTCTAATTACAGTTCTGGAACAAGTGCAATATGGTAGCTCATCTAATGTTACAGTTCTAATATGGTAGCTCATCTAATATGGTAGCTCATCTAATATTAATATTGTTACAGTTCTAATATGGAAAAGAATTAAGTAAAGGAAAAGAAACGAAGATTTACCTGCATCAAAGAAGTCTGACAGCCAATCACTTAAGCATAGCAATGCTTGGACTGCCTGAAGTTCCAACTCTGTTGGATGCTTTATGACTTTCAGACATTCTGAGAACAACATGAATAAAGTATTAGTAAAACACAGAACATGAAAGTCATAAAGCATAAAGCATGTTGTTCAAGAAATAGAAAAACTCTGTTGGATGTTATCGATttcaaccaataataaaactTTAATCCTTTACCTAAACTCATACAAGTTATACTCACTCACACAGACACACTGACCTTGGTATTTCCAAACTCCGTGTTTGCAGATCCTGCTGCAGAGTTACAAGCACCAGTCTTCAGCCCTGCAAGCAAGTAAAACATCAGTTTACCTATATATCTCCAAGAAatccagaaaatacaacaaatcaaACGTTGAAGACAAATTCTATCACAACATAAGATGTTTTAACTTCCCAAAATCTCAAATCGAACTAGAGGTTAAATGAAGTTTTAACCCAAAATACACCCAACATTTAACTGAAGAATCAATAATTGGAACTTAGCATATCATTTCACACGCACAAAATGAACTAAACCGGTAACCCCTAAATCGAAGTTGAAGCTGCTTCATACAAGAATGAAAACATCAAAACAATTGAAAGAAACCCTAGCTTACCTTGAGGATTTTCGCACAGCTGATTCAAACAACACAAAAAACTAAATCATTAATCCCTAATCGAACTATTCAAAATCCAACTATTCAATCTCACTTTCAATTACCTAAATCAacagagaaacaaagaaaataaacaaaaaacttaCAGAATCATACTCACCAAGATCCACACCGACCTCTGTTCAACTTCTTCAAATCTCCTTATCCCTCCTCGAGTCCTCGTTTTCTCCTCCAAAAATTCCCACTGCCAAAATATCTAGAACTCAGAAGATTAGATTACGATTAGGTTCTCCCTGTCGGCAGCGGGCAACATATAtctaggggtaggaaattacaagtacacccctagactatcggatatcggatattaacctaacggaaaggcctattccaatatcgttatcgttaagagaaaatatccgataaaatatccgattccgatatccgatatgtcggataaaatcctataggatgtcggatttcggaaatggatatcggatatcggttatccgttgccagccctacTCGTTGGTCAGTCAATCGCCAGCGCTAGTCAAGCTGTCGCTCGCTTGTATGATTACCGCTGATTAATTCATCATCTAACGGCCACAGTTTTCcacctctataaatacctaatttcaaaatcattttaactcacaccagaatttctaaatctttaTAGAATTTCTTAATTTCTCAATCTTTTTCAAACCTAAAACTATCTATATTTTCTTGTGAAATGGATTCACAATCTAAAAGTCAAGGCAAAGCTAAAAAAACCCGAGTCCATGGTGCAAAATACACCATGgcagaagatgaatgtatttgttgtaattatgtttttttacccaagattgtatcaacggtgcacaacaacatggtaacaccatgtgggataacatatttaagaattatgaagaacaaaccatgaacatcaatggtCGTGATGCGAAAGGATTGTCAGAACATTTCATTGTAATCAACAAGGAAGTTGCCACTTATGTTGCATTaataatgcaagccaagagaaAAGGCAAGGACAGTGGTCACACTGATGTTGATTTTGAAAGAGAGGTTCGTACAGATTGGCAACGAAGACATGGTAAACAGTTCGCTTTTGAAAGTTGTTATTATATTTTGAAGgggttgaacaaatataatccagaatACTTGTCAAataatcaacaagtacctgaaaggtcaccatataattcttctccctcaacaccaaattcttcaccattttcttCAGGTCCATCAAATTATTCACCAGATACCCCAACAAGCTCAAATGCCAACAAAGTTTTCAATAATTATTTTGAGGGTAATACTAAGGGAAAACTTCCAGGGAGGAGCACCGCAAAACTGGCTAAAAAATTAGCTCTAGAAGGAGGGAGTTCCGGAGGATTTAACATGacggagtttatggaacatcaaaagaccgtcgagaagcaaagaTAAGTTGATAGGAAATCTCAAAACCGGGAAAGTAAGAAAAGTCGTCTTTCCCAAGAAAATTTTGGGtttgactatgacaagcataacattcttcaagctaacacttcaattatgaacgcGCAACAAAAACATGTATGGAAAATCGAATTTGACAGGATTCAAGCACACATTGAAAAGAAAGCTGGATTTACTAACAACCAacccaatgatgatgatgatgaaactgatgatgagtatgatgtagTAGTTCCTCTGGATGATTAATGTATGAGTTTAAGTTGATTAATGTATGAGTTTAAGTTTTAATGTTTTAGTTTAAATGTAGcagtttaagttttaatgtagCAGTTTAAGGTACGCAACTTCAGAGAATAATGAAAGGTAAGTGTAAGAAGTTGTTTTACCCATATGAAGGTACTCATCGTTCGCATCCGCTGGAgtgccataacctagaatccttaaagccgaagtaactttttgttcaggactatgacctctaatattcagtgcatcaaactgataattgaattgaggttctactcgacaaagctcttcaataatctttttcaccagatgacgaggcatgcagaatcgaccttgaaaattttgatcagagtacacacaGTTCAGAAGAAAATAATCATGCATAAGCTTTtggtggtaaaattccctccctcgatacgtatatcttcttgaTAATACTTCTTTGGGTTCTGGAACTCTTGGTATTTGGTCCGTATGTACAAGCATCAAAATTTTgattagtttattatcttcagATTCCTAATCATCAAGTTCTTGCAACCTCTTATGATACATTTCTTGCTGTAATCTGAACCGATTCATAATACTATTCCGCTCTTCATTGGATCTCgacattgatgattatgaaatctAAAATTGAGAATATAGGAAAGGAAATTGGTGAAATATCTGTAGAAGTACGGGTGAGTTATCTGGAGAAGTAAAAGGGCGTATAAATAAGAACCATTAGGAGGGAAATAGCCGTTGCAAAATAACTACtggtcgataatcataatatcgcCAGCGATATTATTTAAATCGCTCGAGAGAAAGAACATCGCCAGCGTTACAAACTATATCGCTGGCGATATTATGAATATCGCCCGTTAGAAACTCAGTCGCTTATTAGTTTTCCCATAATGGCGCAAATGGTTTGCCATGCCACCCGGTATGCCAAACACcatttttttggcatgtgcataggaataggccttacccatattcttgtaaagaagaaaacaaaaaaaacaaaaaaagagaaaagaaaagaagagatgtcTTTTGTTAATTAAAACATTTGTACAGGACCGTTATGTAATTTTAATTCTAAGAAGTTAAAGCCTCGTCTCACTGAAATTTTTCACTCAAAAACCTTTCCCTCTTTTTTCCCTCCCCTCTCCCAAAAAATCCTTCCAAGAGTATTcgtttcaaaattagggtttcggaaaTTCAAATCTTTGTTTTATGGATACAGCTGCTTTCCCATCAACTCCTCGATGGAATGTTGATCGACCTTACCTCACCGGTCGATTTCATCAGGTTTTACtcatttcctctccattttcccCGCTGAATTTCATTTATAATTTTACAGAATTTCTTAAATCAATTTGAATTTCAGGAAACCAGGGTTTCTTCTCAATCAGGAAAGCAAGGGATTTCTCCAAACACTTTCAGGTATACGCATTTTTGTCATAGTGTCGACTGTGTtatgactcggtccgagtcataAATCTTGGCTACTATACTTGGATTCCAATATTTGTAGTGTCTCTTACTCATACTTATTTGTGTAAATTTGAAACAGTCCGGGTTCAGAAAGTCCTATTGGATGTTACCATGCTTCTGTTCAGGTTTGTGTTTTAGCATTGGGTGTGTAATACATACTTACAGAGTTTTGTTTGAGAAGTTAGCTCAAGTATAAGTGTGCTCCACAAAGAGGTTTGATTTTTAAAATTCGTGGAATTTATTTCATTAGGAGCTCTTGGTTATCGATGATCTCCTCTCGGCTTTGGTTGGAATTGAGGGTCGATATACTTCAATTAAAAGGGTTCGTGGGAGTGAAAGTCAAGTTACATTCCAGGTCGACGCATCTATGGATTTAGCACTTCAGGTGAGTCTTGTAGTAGCTCAGGAAGTTATTAGTTTGCAAGATTAGCGATTTGTTTAAATTTTACTTGTTTGATATTGATTTTATGTTGCAGGAGCTTACTAAGCGGATTTTTCCTTTGTGCGAGAACTTTATTTTGATAAACGAGTTTGTTGAGTCAAGGTCTCAATTCAAGAGTGGACTGGTTAATCATGCTTTTGCTGCCGCATTAAGAGCACTTCTGCTAGTAGGACTTCTCGGCTAATTCTCAAGTTGCAATATATTTTAGTTCTCATTTGTTTAATTCTATCTTTATGTGCAACAGGGGGATTGTAGATATGTATTAGTATGCAGAACCAAAAAATGTGCATTCTATCGTAGTACCATTTTAATTGAGGAAGTGGATTTGTTTCTGTTTTTGCTAAAGAGAGAAGAGTTTGAATGCAATAGTTTTCCATTTAAAAGTTTCTAGTTATACATTGGCGTgaaactttcttttgtttaccctGTCAAAGTTTGAGCACACCTTTGTGCGCTTAATTTATGGTGCAAGTGGATTTTTCTCCCTGAATCAAAATAACAGTTGAGGATGTACTGTAACGTGTGTCAGGATTACCAAGCCATGGTGGCTCAGCTAGAACACCAGTTTCATCTCGGGAGACTTTCCATACAAGGTTTCTGGTTCTTCTGTCAGGTTCAGATTTCTCTCaactcttgttttttttttttaccatttagTTCGCAGTTTCACGTATAGCACAATGAATTTTTCTCGTTCTTTGCAGCCAATGATGGGATCAATGCAAGCTCTATCAGCTGTAATAAAGAAGGCTTCAGCAAGCAATTTCACAGGTTCAGCGGTTCTAAATCTGTTGCAAAGCCAGGTTAAATGCTTTTTATTACTACATTTGTtatttgttattattttattttaaggtCGAATATCTTGCTGTTGGTGAAATGTCTCAACCAGTTTGTTTGTGTAGTTCTCATTGCGGCTCTTATGAATTTCAGGCTAAGGCCATGTCTGGCGATCATGCGGTGAGGTCACTGCTTGAGAAGATGATGCAAAGCGCAAGTTCTGCTTACCTTGGTATATTGGAAAGGTATTTTTTTGCGCAATTATTAACATAATTTCCTTAGTAGTCTTGTTCTTACACTTGCAAGCATGTTCATGCTTCCGAGAATcgttgacatctttactttgttaaAGTTCCGTCTTTAGAAGACTTAAACCTAGCAACAAGACAATATCATCCATTTTTTGTGTATGTTgccaaaaaaaaataagaacACACAAAAAAAGAACTCACTAAAATATAAACATGGATAGAGGCTTAGGCCCTTGGGGAACTTAATTCTTGTGTATGTGGATGGGAGTTACTGGCACCGTAGATTAACGTTAGAGAGTTTGGCTGAAACTACCGACTCTtatgatggttttttttttttttttttaaatcttatgTCTTGCATCTTTTTCTGATGATTAAATGTATCCATTCAAACCTTAGATGGGTCTACGAAGGGGTCATAAATGATCCTTATGGCGAGTTCTTCATTGCTGAGAACAAAGCACTCCAAAAGGTATATGCTCGTCATTCCTTACTAAGTGTGACTGTTAACTATCCATTATAATTGCTAATATTCCACTTCAATAGGAGTCCCTCACTCAAGATTATGATGCCAAATACTGGAAACAACGCTACAGCCTTAAAGATGAAATTCCTGGTTTTCTCACAAATGCTGCAGGGATAATTCTGACCACAGGAAAATATTTAAATGTCATGAGAGAATGTGGGCACAGTGTTCAGGTAGTTTTACATTATAATGCTTATTttcaatcttcttcttttcaaGTCTTCATGTTAAAATGTGGCAAATAGCTCTGAGTGAATTATTTGTCGACAGGTTCCTATGATGGAGAATGCAAAATTGACGAGCTTTGAGTCGAATCACCATTACCTCGAATGCATAAAGGCTGCTTATGATTTTGCTAGTGGTGAGCTCTTGAATCTcataaaggaaaaggtgtgctCCAGATATTGTTGCTCAATCATTTAGAAGTGTAACTTCTTACTAGTGTTCCCTCTTGCTTCTTATGTTCACAATAGTGAGGGTTTCTATCCTTTTTTGCTACAGTATGATCTCATGGGAAAGCTTCTGTCTATCAAGCACTATTTCCTTCTCGATCAGGTATTGTCATGCATTACATTTTTAGTTATGTAGTTAACCATAAGCATGCGTTAGAAACTCTCCCTCAAGTAGAGATTTATTTCCCCACAATCACCCATATAATCTTCAGATCTTGACACCCTTAAATTACTACTGCATaatgaagaaaaaacagaaaaaccaTCCACTGTAAAATAATGAACATCTAATTACAATATACATAATTGCAATAGGCTAACCATTCACATAAAAATACTCATTATTGGAAACAGTGAAAAAGTACTAACTCTCTCTTTGGCGAATTTGGTTTTTGTGCTGACTGAAAATTCTTCAAACTtgaaattcccaaaattactcgAACATATAAGCTCAACATATGAAGAGTAACCGTAGTGGTAGTTTCATAATCTTTATGAGTGAGTTCCTTACTGTCATCAGGGGGATTTCTTGGTTCATTTTATGGACATTGCTCGAGATGAGCTTGCTAAAAGGCTTGATGAGATTTCTGTGGAGAAACTTCAGGTCAGCTGTGAAGGCTTTTTTCTTTACATCTCGGTTAAGAATTTTACAATTTGAACTAGCTCCATGTAAAACACTTGACTCTTCAAGTTTTTATGTCCTTGACAACATAGTCTCTCTTGGACCTTGCCCTACGCACAACTGCTGCTTCAGCAGATCCATGCCACGAGGACTTGACATGTTATGTTGTAAGTTGGTGATTATCCTTAATCTTGTTTGTTCCGTTATTGGTTGGAAGATAGGAGTTGAATCTGCACTATTGTTTCACGATTCTTCTTTACATTTCAGGAAAGATCCTCATTGCTCAAGAGACTGGGCACACTCAAAGATCTTGGAATCAATAAGCCTATTTCTGATAGTAATGATTTAGAAGAGCCAATAAGCATCACTGGTCTGGAAGCATTCTCTTTGAGTTACAAggtatttttcttttatcactgtCCATCCATCGTTCTTATTTCATCGAATTATtcttaacatttggttttgaaattaggTTCGATGGCCACTGTCCCTCGTGATTTCGAGGAAAGCCTTAACAAAATACCAATTGATTTTCCGCTTCCTGTTCCACTGTAAACATGTTAATCGCCAACTTTGTGGAGCATGGCAAATACATCAAGTACGGTAAACTTAACCTAATAGGACGActcctttgtttttcttgttaTCTTTTGGTTTGTGCTTTCACTGATTTTGGTTTATAACTGCAGGGAATCCGTGCTGTAAATACTCGCGGAACTATTATCTCCCGATCTTCGTTGCTCTGCCGTAGCATGCTTAAATTTATTAATAGCCTTCTACACTACCTGACGTTTGAGGTGATCCCTGTTATTTCGGTTATCTTTGCTCTACCATTTTTTTTAATACAAATATTCTACTGTTCTTTGCCTTTTATAGGaatactaatttttttttgaccCGTTTGAATTTAACATGTATCCTCTATGCGCTTAAACTAACACTTGAGGCTATCTTGTTTTTAGGTTCTTGAACCAAATTGGCACGTAATGCTAGCTAA encodes:
- the LOC113352577 gene encoding uncharacterized protein LOC113352577, producing MSLECLKVIKHPTELELQAVQALLCLSDWLSDFFDAGVFTIKLENMEDRKYNQSSLEYWDEKTLLIISSAIGTPVKVDEVTLNYENGLYARVLVEIDLAEKVPHKLWIKTKYGGFMQSVLITKLPKFCPNCQIIGHTQPKCRAKKNSNQEEGEKQKAGSVTTTNLNVTPTKIMEKFDICETPVTQINITEERVQITTSSIPSGSGKFGSLQNITEEEHNIGMGIISPAKVLQIVEDNSLDTSVVKYVNGKNGSVSEERIPTTSWSKVIEKPSAPAQSRAQMKNADPKRRFLWSEMEMISELKMPWLILVDFNVITCAEEKICGKAPNKRSMLDFSNCIDDCGLIQAPKSGLQHSWSNGQHGNKRILCSLDKAMFNQLWLQNYADWGFKIRLRIASDHDPIFGGCANIPKPKKSPYKFQKMWISHPNFMETVQKSWSEPIIRDPAFVFQTKLKRIQVADSLLEVIPTKITEADQNMLDSVPDTEEIKNIVYSMDPDISPDPDGFL
- the LOC113350214 gene encoding gamma-tubulin complex component 2-like, whose protein sequence is MDTAAFPSTPRWNVDRPYLTGRFHQETRVSSQSGKQGISPNTFSPGSESPIGCYHASVQELLVIDDLLSALVGIEGRYTSIKRVRGSESQVTFQVDASMDLALQELTKRIFPLCENFILINEFVESRSQFKSGLVNHAFAAALRALLLDYQAMVAQLEHQFHLGRLSIQGFWFFCQPMMGSMQALSAVIKKASASNFTGSAVLNLLQSQAKAMSGDHAVRSLLEKMMQSASSAYLGILERWVYEGVINDPYGEFFIAENKALQKESLTQDYDAKYWKQRYSLKDEIPGFLTNAAGIILTTGKYLNVMRECGHSVQVPMMENAKLTSFESNHHYLECIKAAYDFASGELLNLIKEKYDLMGKLLSIKHYFLLDQGDFLVHFMDIARDELAKRLDEISVEKLQSLLDLALRTTAASADPCHEDLTCYVERSSLLKRLGTLKDLGINKPISDSNDLEEPISITGLEAFSLSYKVRWPLSLVISRKALTKYQLIFRFLFHCKHVNRQLCGAWQIHQGIRAVNTRGTIISRSSLLCRSMLKFINSLLHYLTFEVLEPNWHVMLAKLQTAKSIDEVIQYHDFFLQKCLKECLLLLPELLKKVEKLKSICLNYAAGTQWLISSSIYLPRSDVSSTSSDKSKPWRSRNKLQALKLTAEDATTATESLLTFEREFNSELQSLGPILSNNSQAEPYLTHLAQWILGIGKDQ